GAGGATATGCCGCTGGCGCATGACGGCGTATCCCCAGACCGCTCGGGGCTGCCCGGCGGGCTGCGGCAGGTGACGCTGATCATCGGCGGCGGCATCGCCGCCTATAAGTCGCTCGACCTCATCCGCCGTTTGAAGGATCGGGGCATGCATGTGCGCTGTGTGCTGACCCAGGCCGCGCAGCAATTCGTCACCCCGCTGGCGGCCAGCGCGTTGGCCAACGAGCGCTCCTATACCGACCTGTTCGATCCGCAGAGCGAATTCGACGCCGGGCATATCCGCCTCGCCCGCGACTGCGACCTGATCGTGGTCGCCCCCGCCACCGCCGACCTGATGGCGAAGATCGCGAACGGCCATGCCGACGACCTCGCCACCGCGATCCTGCTGGCGACCGACCGGCCGATCCTGCTGGCCCCTGCGATGAATCCGTTGATGTGGTCGAACGCGGCCACCCGCCGCAATGTGGCGCGGCTGACCAAACGCGGCGCGCTGCTGGTCGGGCCGAATGCCGGCGCAATGGCCGAAGCAGGCGAAGCGGGCGTTGGCCGGATGGCGGAGCCCTTGGAGATCGCCGCCGCGGCCGCGCGGCTGCTCGATCCCAAACGCAGCGGCCCGTTGCGCAAGAAGAGCATTCTGATCACCGCCGGTCCGACGCATGAGCCGATCGATCCGGTGCGCTATATCGCCAACCGCTCCTCCGGCAAGCAGGGCTATGCGATTGCGGCGGCGGCGGCCGCCGCCGGGGCTGACGTGCGGCTGATCTCCGGACCGGTCAACCTGCCGGCGCCGGCGGGCGTCGCGGTGACGCGGGTGGAATCGGCGCGCGACATGCTGAAGGAAGTCGAGGCGGCGCTGCCGGTCGATTGCGCGATCTTCGCCGCCGCCGTCGCCGACTGGCGCGTGGCCGACGCCGGCACGCAGAAGATCAAGAAGCAAGCCGGCGCGATTCCGTCGCTGTCGCTGATCGAGAATCCGGACCTGCTCGCCACCGTCTCCAAGCTCGGCGATCGGCGTCCGGGCCTCGTCATCGGCTTCGCTGCCGAGACCGAGAACCTGCTCGCCAACGCGCAGGCCAAGCTGGAACGCAAGGGCTGCGACTGGATCGTTGCCAATGATGTATCGCCGGCAGGCGGCGTGATGGGGGGCGATCGCAACACCGTCCACATCGTCACCCGCGACGGGGTGGAGTCCTGGCCGGCGATGGACAAGGACGACGTCGCCAAGGGCCTGGTCGCCCGGATCGCCAACGCCATGACGGACAAGACCCCGTGACAAACGACATCGTTATCCCGGTGCAGCGCCTGCCGCACGGCGAGGGATTGCCGCTTCCCGCCTACCAGAGCGAACAGGCCGCCGGTCTCGATCTGCTCGCCGCGGTCGCCGAAGACGAGCCCGTCACGCTGGCACCCGGCGCGCGGGCGCTGATCCCGACCGGGCTGGCAATCGCGCTGCCGCCGACCATGGAAGCGCAGGTCCGGCCGCGCTCCGGCCTCGCACTAAAGCACGGCGTGACAGTGTTGAATTCGCCGGGCACGATCGACGCCGATTATCGCGGCGAGATTCGCGTGATCCTGATCAATCTCGGCGACGAACCGTTCCTGATCCGGCGCGGCGAGCGGATCGCGCAGATGGTGATCGCCCCGGTGTCCCGCGCGCAGCTCTCCAGCACGACGGTCCTCCCTGAGACGTTTCGTAGCACCGGCGGATTCGGCTCCACCGGCCGATAATTCATATTCGCCTTTGGACAACGTCGCCGCGGTCTCGACGGCATGGAACCGCCTTAATACGGTACCGCCGCAAAAAATGACCGCGATGTACGTTTAATGTCCCTCGTTCCTACCCGTGGCTTGCTGGCGATTCTCGCCGTGCTCGATATCGCCCTCAACGCAACCGAGCGCCCCCTCTCCGCGAAATCACTTGCGACCCGTTACAATCTCGCGCCGCGTTACCTCGAACCGATGCTGCAGATGCTGGTGCATGTCGGCATCCTCAAAGGGATTCGCGGGCCGCATGGCGGCTACCGCCTCGGCCGGCCGCCGTCGTCCCTGACGGTGGCCGAGATCCTGCAAGCCGCGCTCGCCGACAACAACGACCCGTATCCGCCGCTCAAGCGCAACCCGGTGGTCGCGCGGGTCATCCTGCCGAGTCTCGATCTCGCCGAGCGGATGATGTCGGACACGCTGAAGAGCATCACCATCGAGGCGCTCGCCAACCGCGCCGCCGCGCTGAAGGTTGCCGGCGAGTAACGGAACCCGAGCATCCTTCGTCGCGCCTCACGCACGCCATGCAGCGATCCTGCGTGGCGCGCGACCCTGCGTTCACGATCTGGACTCTTACCCATGGAGTCCTGTTGGGGATATTCTGAATTGATTCGCGAGCAAGCGAAGGGCGCGCAGCGCGCTTGAATCCCGGACCGTCACGCGTCACCCGGGACTGTCCAGAATTCGGCGTCGTGTCACACCCGCAGGGCCTTGCGCGCCAGGCTGTGGGGGCGTGGCGGGGCGCAGCAGGTGTTGGGGTGCAAAGCCAATGGGGGGCATGATCCATGCGATGCGTCGGGCATTTCTGTCCTGCGCCAGCCCTCGCAGCCTTGTCCTCCTTGCGTCCGCGCTGGCCCTGCCGGCCGGCGCCCATCCGGCGCTCGCGCAGGGGAACGCAGCAACCGACAGCGCCGCATTTGATCGCCTGCTGACGGCGCTCGGCGGCATCGATCGCCAGGAGTTCGTCGCGCTCGCCCTCGCCTGCGCCATTCTCGGCTTTTCCGTCGTCTCCGCGATCCTGCTGATGCGGACCCGGACGCGCGCGGCGGAGAACGAGGAGCGCCTGCGCGCGGAAATTCAGACCTTGCAGGCCGAGAACGACCGCAGCAAGGCGCTGTTGCTGAGCGAGCCGCAGGTGGTGGTGGCCTGGCGCGCCGGCGACGACTTTCCCCAGATCGCCGGCGATCCATCGCTGCTGCTGGTGGATGGATCGCCGCAACGCCTGCTCGCCTTCGGGACCTGGCTCGCGCCGGAGCCGTCGCTGCAGCTCGAACGGGCCGTCGACGGCCTGCGCAATCACGCCGAAAGCTTCGCCCTCAACCTGACCACGCTGACCGGCCGCGCCGTCGAGGCGGTGGGACGCATCGTCGGCGGTCAGGCGATCCTCCGCTTTCGCGAGCTGAGCGGCTTGCGTCGCGATCTCGCCGAGATGACGATCCGCTACAACGCGCTGCAGGAGGAGACCGAGGTGCTGCGCGGCTTCGCCACCGCGATTCCATCGCCGGTCTGGGTCCGGCGGGCCAACGGCACGTTGAGCTTCGCCAACCCGGCCTACGCCCTTGCCACCGAAGCCGCCTCCAGCGCCGACGCGGTCAGCCGCGACCTCCACCTGCTGGACAGCCCCGACCGGCATGAGATGGCCCGCGCGCTGTCGGAACGCGCCGCCTTCGCCAAGCGGCTGCCGGTGGTCATCCGCGGCGAGCGCAAGATGTTCGACGTGCAGGCGGTGGCGCTGCGCTCCGGCACCGCCGGCATCGCCATCGACGCCAGCGAGGCCTCGAGCCTGCGTGCCAGCCTGACGCGAATGGCGGATGCCCACCGGCGCACGCTCGACCAGCTTTCCTCTGCCGTCGCCGTGTTCGATGGCCAGCAGCGGCTGATCTTCTTCAACGAAGCTTACCGCCGGCTCTGGGACCTCGACGTCGGCTTTCTCAACACCGGGCCGAGCGATGCGGCCATCCTCGACAGGCTGCGCGCAGCGCGGAAGATTCCCGAACAGCACGACTTCCGCCAGTGGAAGGCGCGGCTGCACGAGGCGTACCGTTCCACCGAAGCCAGGAACGACGAGTGGCACCTGCCGGACGGACGCACGCTGCGCGTGATCTCGACACCCAATCCGGAAGGCGGCGTCACCTATCTGTTCGACGACGCGACCGAAAGCCTCGATCTCGAACGGCAGTTCGACGCGCTGATCCGCGTACAGCGGGCGACCCTGGACAACCTCGCCGAAGCGGTCGCCGTGTTCGCGAGCAATGGCCGCGCCCGGCTGTTCAATCCCGCCTTCGCCCGGATGTGGCAGCTGTCGGCGGATGCGCTGGAACAGCAGCCGCACATCTCCACCGTGCAGCAGTGGTGCCAGCCGCTGTTCGACGACGAGCACGCCTGGCAGACGCTGCGCGGCGCCATCACCGGCATCGACAACCGCAATTCGCTGATGATGCAGATCGAGCGCAAGGACGGCAGCGTGCTGAACTGCATGACGATGCCGCTGCCCGATGGCGCGACGCTGCTCACGTTCCAGGACGTCACCGACAGCGTGAACGTCGAACGCGCCTTGCGCGAACGCAACGAGGCGCTGGAGACCGCCGACCGGATGAAGGTCAACTTCGTTCATCACGTCTCCTACGAGCTGCGCTCGCCGCTCACCACCATCATCGGCTTCGCGCACTTCCTCAGCGATCCCGCGACCGGCCCGCTGACGCCGAAACAAAGCGAGTATCTCTCCTACATCACCGCGTCGACCAACGCGCTGCTGGCGATCATCAACAACATCCTCGATCTCGCCACCATCGATGCGGGTGCGATGTCGCTCAATCTCGGAGCGGTCGATGTGCGCAAGGCGATCGACCAGGCCTCGGCGGGCGTGCAGGACCGGCTGCAGACCGACCGCATCACCCTCGATGTCGAGATCATCGGCGCCGACGCGCCTTTCATCGCCGACGAGCGTCGCGTCGTGCAGGTGCTTTACAACCTGCTCGCCAACGCCGTCGGCTTCTCGCCGCACGACGGCCGGGTGGTGCTGCGCGCCAGCCAGCATGGCGGCCGCACCATCTTCTCCGTCAGTGATCAGGGCCCCGGCATTCCACCCGAGAGCAAGGACAAGGTGTTCAACTGGTTCGAGGCCAACGCCAACGGGTCGCGCCACCGCGGCGCCGGCCTCGGCCTCGCCCTGGTCCGCTCGTTCGTGGAGATGCATGGCGGACGCGTGAGCATCGATTCGGCCGTCGGACGCGGGACCACGGTGACCTGCGAATTCCCTGCCGAACCGCCGAACAGCGGCATCGACCCATGAGCGCGACGCCGTTCTCCTTCACGACCGCGCTTGCAGGGGAAGCCGCAACGGCCGCCCTGATGGCTGACCTCGGCCTGTTGATCGGCGCCCGCGATACGATCACGCTCTCCGGCGACCTTGGTGCCGGCAAGACCACCGCGGCACGCGCCCTCATTCGCCATCTTGCGAACGATCCGATGCTGGAGGTGCCGAGCCCGACCTTCACGCTCGCTCAGAGCTACGAGCTGTCGATCCCGGTTCTTCACGTCGACCTCTACCGCGTCAACGATCCCGACGAATTGGAAGAGCTTGGCCTGGTGCCGTTCCCGGACCGGACGCTGGTGCTGCTCGAATGGCCCGACCGCGCCGCAAACCTGCTGCCGGAGGATCGGATCGACATCGCCTTCAGCCATAGCGACACCGCCGAGGCACGAACCGCGACGCTCACCGGATATGGTTCAGCGGCGCAGACCGTCGAGCGGCTGGCGCGCCTTCGCGCCTTTCTCGAACGCTCCGGCGCGATCACGGCGACGCGGCAGCCGATGGCAGGCGACGCCTCGACCCGCTCCTATGCGCGGCTGCTCGCCGACGACCGCTCGACCATCCTGATGAACATGCCAGCCCGTTCCGACCCGCATCTGATCTACAACGGCAAATCCTATCTCGCCGCGGTGCATCTCGCCGAGGACATCGTGCCGTTCGTCGCGATCGGCAACGGCCTGCACGCACGCGGTTTCTCGACCCCGCAAATCCTGCACACCGATCTCGATGCCGGCTTCCTGATCAGCGAGGATCTCGGATCCGACGGCGTCCTCGCCGGCACACCGCCGCTGCCGATCGAAGAGCGCTACCAGGCCGCCATCGACGCGCTGGTGGCGCTGCATCGGCAGCCGCTGCCGACGGCGCTGCCGGTCGAGGGGCGCGCGGACTACGTCATTCCATCGTTCGATGTGGACGCGATGCTGATCGAGGTCAGCCTGCTGCTCGACTGGTATCTGCCGCATCGTGGCGTCGCGGTGACCCGCGCGATACGCGAGAGCTTCGTCGATCTATGGCACGCGGTCCTGCAGCAGGCGCTGCGCGCGCCTGCGACCTGGGTGATCCGCGATTATCACTCGCCCAACCTGCTCTGGCTCGGCGCACGCGAGGGCATCGGCCGCGTCGGCATCATCGACTTCCAGGATGCGGTGCTCGGCCCGCACGCCTACGACGTCGCCTCGCTGGCGCAGGATACGCGCGCCGATGTCGCCGAAGCGCTGGAGCTTGCCCTCGTCTCGCACTACGTGCGCGGACGGCGGCAGGACGATCCTGGATTCGACGCGGCGGCCTTCGCGCAATCCTATGCGGCGATGTCGGCGCAGCGGAACACGCGGCTGCTCGGCGTGTTCGCCCGGCTCAATCGTCGCGACGGCAAGCCGCAATATCTGCGTCATCTGCCGCGCATCTGGGGTTATCTCAACCGCGCGCTGGCCCATCCGGCCCTGGCCGAGGTTCGCGCATGGACTGCCGCGAACGTGCCGCCGCCCGACTGAGCCGCCGCCGCAACCCCAGCGCGAGGCCGGCCCTCTTTACCCCTTGTTAGCCTCCGGCCGAATACTCTGGCCGGGCATCCGTGCCGAGATCAGGGACCGCTGCCGGATCCGCAGAGGTTCGTGGGCGAGGGGAAGAAAAGATGGCCTCAGAACGCAACAAGGGCGAGCGCGTCAGCTTCGAGCGCGGCATCAGCGCGCACATGATGGGCATCGACGGCACATGGCGGCGCAACTGCGTAATGGAGGAAATCTCCGAAACCGGAACACGGCTGACGGTCGAGGGCTCGGTCGAGGGGCTGAACCTGAAGGAGTTCTTCCTGTTGCTGTCGTCCACCGGACTCGCCTATCGTCGCTGCGAGCTTGCCTGGGTCAATGGCGATCAGGTCGGCGCCACATTCTTGAAGCAGTCCGACAAGAAGAAGAACCGCCGCGCCAACGGACAATCCGTCGACGCATGAGTCCCGTACCGGACTCCGCGTCTCGCGTTCGGCTCATCCGCCATCACCCCGGCCTGCCTGTCTTAGCGGTGTAACAATGCGCGATTATCCGGGCGAGGTTGGAACCACGCCTGGCAGACCCATGCAACTTCATCTACACTCGCGCAACATCGAGATGATTCCTTCAATGCCGGCGAAACCGACATCCGCCATGGTGCTTGCCGCAGGTCTTGGACTGCGCATGCGGCCGATTACCGCGAAAATTCCGAAGCCGCTGGTGCAGGTGGCCGGAAAGACGCTGCTCGACCATGTGCTCGACAAGGTCGCGGAAACCGGCGTCGAGCAGACGGTCGTCAACATCCATTACCTGCCCGACCAGATCATCCGCCATCTTGCCGGCCGCAAGCACCCGCGGATCGTGATTTCCGACGAGCGCGACGAAATCCTCGGCACCGGCGGCGGCGTGGTGAAGGCACTGCCGCTGCTCGGCGATGCGCCGTTCTACCATCTCAATGCCGATACGCTCTGGATCGATGGCGTGCGGCCGAATCTGCTGCGGCTGGCGGAAACCTTCGATCCGGCGCGGATGGACATGCTGATGCTGATGGCGCCGACGGCCACGAGCATCGGCTATGACGGACGCGGCGACTACACGATGGCGACCGACGGCACGCTGCACAAGCGCAAGGAAAGCCAGATCGCGCCGTTCGTTTACGCCGGTGCGGCGATCATTTCGCCGAAGCTGTTCGCGGGAGCACCAAGGGGCGAGTTCGGCTTGCCCGACCTGTTCGCCACGGCCGAGGCCGCCGGCCGCCTGTACGGCCTGCGGCTCGAGGGAACCTGGATGCATGTCGGAACGCCCGACGCCATCGGCGCGGCCGAACGCGCGATGCTCGCAAGCGTCGCCTAAAGCATGATCCGGGAAACCGGGAAGCGGTTTTCCGAAGAGACCATGCTTAAACAATGAGCCAAAGCGCGAGAATGATTCATCCAAATCTCCTCGCGCTTCAGTCTTTTCGGGTTCTAATTGGCTGAGAGCCAAACCTTATCCGTCTGGTGTCGGCACCTGCCTCCAGCGCGCCGAAACCAACGCGAAAGCAGCTTCCGAAGCCGCTTGTCCGATCCCGCTGCAAGCTCGTCAGCCCCGGTTGATTTCCATATGATGCGGCCGCCTTTTGAGTCGGACCGCGTATGCACGTTTTCACTGTTCCAGCCTCGGCCCCGTTTCTGCGTACGGTGATCGCCGCGCTGATCGACGGCGAGCTCGTCCGTGGCTTCGAGGCCCGCAGCAATCCGGAGCGGCTGGCGGAGGCGACGATCTACCTGCCGACGCGACGGGCGATGCGGCTTGCCCGCGACGTATTCCTCGACGTGTTGCAGACCGACGCGGCGATCCTGCCGCGGCTGGTGGCGCTCGGCGACATCGACGAGGATGAGCTGATCTTTGCGCAGGCTGCCTCGAATGCACCGGCAACCGCGCTGCAGCTGCCGCCCGCCGTCGACGCCTTCGAACGGCGGTTGACGCTGGCGCAACTCGTCGCCGCCTGGGCCGCACGGCTGAAGCCGGTCGCCCCCCACACCACGCCGCTGGTGGTGAGCGGACCGGCATCGGCGCTGGCGCTCGCCGACGAACTGGCGCGGCTGATGGACGACATGCAGACGCGCGGCGTCTCCTGGGAGGCGCTCGATACGCTCGTCCCCGACACCTACGATACCTATTGGCAGCTCACGCTCGATTTCCTCAAGATCGCGCGACAGGCTTGGCCCGCATACCTCTCCGAAATCGATCGGATCGAGCCGTTCGCGCGGCGCGACCGGCTGATCCTCGCCGAGGCCGAACGGTTGAAAACCCAGCATCGCGGTCCGGTCGTCGCAGCGGGCTCGACCGGATCGATGCCCTCCACGGCGACGTTTCTCACCGCGATCGCACGGCTGCCGAATGGCGCCGTGGTGCTGCCCGGCCTCGATACCGATCTCGACGAAGCCTCCTGGCAATCGATCGGCGGCATCGCGGATGCGACGGGAGGCTACAGCGCCCATCCCGCCCAGGGCCATCCGCAATACGCGCTGCATATGCTGCTCAAGCAGTTCGGCATCGCGCGCAGTCAGGTTCGCGCGCTTGCGTCGCCGGCGGAGCACGGCCGCGAATTGCTGCTGTCCGAAGTGATGCGGCCGGCGGATTCCACCGCCCAATGGCAGGCGCGGCTTGCAGCGCCGGAGGTCGCGAGCCGGATCGACCGCGCGCTCGACCGGGTCGCGGTGATCGAGGCCGCCAATCCGGAGATGGAGGCGCTGGCCATCGCCATCGCCATGCGCGAGGCCGACCATGACGGCCTGACCACGGCGCTGGTGACGCCGGACCGGGCACTGGCGCGGCGCGTCCTCGCCGCGTTGGAGCGCTGGAAACTGGTCTGCAACGATTCCGGCGGCGACCCGCTGACCGATACGCCGGCCGGCCTGTTCGCACGGCTGATCGCTGTCGCGATCGCCGAGCAGCTCGCGCCCGCCGACCTGCTGGCCCTGCTGAAACACCCATTGCTGACGCTCGGCCGCACCAGCGACGCCTTGAAAGCTTGCGTCGACGATCTCGAACTGCTGCTGCTGCGCGGCACGCGGCCGCTGGCGGGCATTGCCGGCTTGCGGAGCAGCCTCGATCTCGTTTGCGGCGAGATCGCCAAGCTGCGTCGTGGCGAGCCCTCGCTGCTGCATCGCTCCGAGCTTCGTGCGCAGGTATCCGATGCGCGGATCGACGCTGTGCGCCGTCTGATCGACGATCTGGCGGGCGCGCTCGCTCCCATGGCCAGCCTCGATCACCGCAAGTCCCACGATATCGCCGTCCTCGCCCACGCCCATCGCGAAACCGCGGCGCTCCTGTCGCGCGACGCGCAAGACGTCGCGCGTGTCTTCACCGGCCCGGACGGCGCGGCCCTGCTCGCCGCTTTCGACGAAGCCTCCGCAACGGGCGCGCATGGGCGGCTCAGCGCACGGCTCGACGAATATCCCGACGTGCTGCAGACCGCGTTCTCAAGCCGCATCGTCCGCCGCGCCGAACTGCCCTTCGCCCGGCTGCACATCTACGGCCAGCTCGAAGCGCGCCTGACGCAATGCGATCGCGTCATCCTGGGCGGGCTGACCGAGACGGTGTGGCCGCCCGACCCGCGCAATGACCCCTGGCTGTCGCGGCCCATGCGCTATCAGATCAACCTCGATCTGCCTGAGCGCCGGATCGGCCTGTCCGCGCACGATTTCGTGCAGTTGATGGGAGCGCCGGAGGTGATCCTGACCCACGCGGCCAAAGTCGGCGGCGCACCGGCTGTTGCCTCGCGCTTCCTGCACCGGCTCGAAGCCGTTGCGGGCGCTACCCGATGGGCCGCGCTCCGCGCCCGCGGCGACGTCTATCTGCGCCATGCGGAAGACCTCGATCGACCACGTACGCCGCCGAAGCCGATCGCACAGCCGGCACCGAAGCCGCCGCGCGACGCGCGGCCGACGGCGCTCTCCGTCACCGAGATCGAAGACTGGCTGCGCGATCCCTACACGATTTACGCACGGCACATCCTCAAGCTCAGCCCGCTCGACCCGGTGGACATGCCGCTGTCCGCCGCCGACCGCGGCTCGGCGATCCACAATGCGCTCGGCGAATTCACGCAAGCCTTTCCAGACGCGCTGCCTGACGACGCCGGACGCTTGCTGCGCGAGATTGGCGAAAGGCATTTCGCGCCGCTGATGGAACGGCCGGAGGCGCGCGCGCTGTGGTGGCCGCGCTACCTCCGCATCGCCGCCTGGTTCGCCGATTGGGAAACGACCCGCCGCGACAACCTCGCGACCATCGCGGCCGAGAGCTACGGCTCGATCGTGCTGCCGGCGGACGGACGCAGCTTCCGCCTCACCGCCCGCGCCGATCGCATCGAGACCCTGCGCGACGGCCGCTTCGCCATCCTCGATTACAAGACCGGCGCACCACCCACCGGCAAGCAGGTGCGGCTTGGCCTGTCGCCGCAACTTACGTTGACGGCTGCGATACTGCGTGACGGCGGGTTCACCGACATTGCCGCAGGCGCCTCGGTTGCCGAGCTGCTTTATGTGCGGCTCTCCGGAAACAACCCGGCCGGCGAGGTGCCGCCGCTCAAACTCAGCCACACCCGACGCGCCGAAGATGCGATTCCACCCGACCATGCGGCCGACGAAGCGCGGCAGAAGCTGCAGGCGCTGATCCTGGCGTTCGAGAACGACGAGCAGCCCTACCATCCGCTGGTGCTATCGATGTGGTCGCGACGTTACGGCACCTACGACGATCTCGCGCGCATCAAGGAGTGGTCGTCCGGACGCGAGGATGAGCCATGAGCGCGCTGCGCCAAATCCCCGACGCGATCCGCGAGACGCAAGCCCGCGCCTCCGATCCCGCCGTGTCCGCGTTCGTCTCCGCCAACGCCGGCGCAGGCAAGACGCACGTGCTGGTGCAGCGCGTGATCCGCCTGCTGCTGCAGGGCACCGAGCCGGAGCGCATCCTCTGCATCACCTTCACCAAGGCGGCTGCCGCCAACATGGCGCAGCGCGTGTTCGAGAAGCTCGGCGAGTGGGTGACCCTCGACGACACCAAGCTGAACGCCGCCTTGCGCGAATCCGGCATCCGCCACCCGACCGCGGCAACCCGCAACGATGCCCGGAAACTGTTCGCCCGCGCGCTGGAAACACCCGGCGGACTGAAGGTGCAAACCATCCACGCGCTCTGCACGCGGCTGCTGCAGCAGTTTCCGTTCGAGGCCAACGTGCCGGCGCGCTTCAGCGTGCTGGACGACCGCGACCAGATGGAAATGCTGGAGCGCGGCAGCCTCGCGATCCTGCTCGAGGCCGCCGCCAATCCCGACAGCGCCACAGGTCGCGCGCTGCTGATGGCGATGACCAGCGCCGCCGACGTGACGCTGCGCGACGTGGTGCGCGAAGCCTGCCTCAGCCGCGATCAGTTCATGGCCTGGATCGAGCAGTCCGGCGGTGTCGAGCGTGCCCTGGCAAGCCTGTCGCAGACGCTGGGTCTCGCGCCTGACGACCGGCTCGACGACATCGAGCAGGAAATCATCGACGGGCCGCACCTGCCGAGCGCGGAGTGGCCCGCGATTGCAGCCGCTTTCGAAAGAGGAACGGCAAACGACCGCAAGCAGGGCGCCCGCCTGCGCGAAGCCGTTGCGGCTTCGGGCGCTGTGCGTCTCGACGCCTATCTGTCCGTCTTCCTGACCGGCGACAACGACTTCCGCAAATCGATCCTCACCGCAACGCTGGCGAAGTCACAGCCCGGCCTCGCCGCTGCACTCGAGCGCGAAGCGGACCGCCTGGCCGGACTGCTCGACCGGCGCCGCGCCGCCATCATGCGCGACCGCACCGCCGCGCTGGTGACGATCGCCGCCAGCGTCGCCGACCACTATCGCCGCGAGAAGCAGGAGCGCGGCCTGCTCGACTACGACGATCTGATCGACAAGACGTTGACCATGCTGTCGGACGCCGGCGCCGGCTGGGTGCATTACAAGCTCGACCGCGGCGTCGATCATGTGCTGATCGACGAGGCGCAGGACACGAGCCCAAAGCAGTGGGAGATCATCTCCCGTCTGGTGGCCGACTTCACCGCCGGCAGCGGCGCCCGCGAAGGCGTCAAGCGCACGATCTTCGCCGTGGGTGACGAGAAACAGTCGATCTTTTCGTTTCAGGGCGCGGCACCCCACGAGTTCGACGAGCGGCGGCGCGACTTCCAGCGCAAGTTCGAAGCCGCCGAACTGCGCTTCGACCCGATCTCCTTCACCTACTCGTTCCGCTCCGGCGTCAGCGTGCTGAAGTCCGTGGAAAGCGTGTTCAGCGCGCAGACAACCTATCGCAGCATCACCTCCGATAGCCAGGGCATGCCGCCGCACATGGCGCTCAGCGACGCCCCGCCGAGCATCGTCGATCTCTGGGAGCTGCAGGAAGCGGAGGAACGGCCAGAGATCGAAGGCTGGCGCGCGCCATTCGATGCGGTGGCGGAGACCAGCCCCGATGTGCGACTGGCGCAGCGGATGGCGAACGAGATCAAGACGCTGATCGCCGGTCATGAACCGACCGGACGCAGCGGGGCCCAGCGGCCGTTGCGCGCCGGCGACATCCTGATCCTGGTGCGGCGGCGCGGGAAACTGTTCGACTCGGTGATCCTGGCGCTGAAACATGCCGGCATTCCGGTCGCAGGCGCCGACCGACTGAAGCTGACCGAGCACATCGCGATCATCGACCTGATGAACCTCGCCGACGCGATCCTGCTACCCACCGACGACCTCGCCCTTGCGGTGGCGTTGAAGAGTCCGATTTTTGGCCTGAGCGAGGAGCAGCTCTTCACCCTGGCGCATCGACGCGAGGGGACGCTGCGCGCAGCGCTGGAGAAGCATGCGCGCACCGACTCCACCTTCGCCCACGCATTCGCTCTTCTGCAGCGCTGCGAGGCGCGCGCCGCCCACGGCACGCCATTCGACTTCTACGCCTGGCTGCTCGGCAGCGAAGGCGGCCGGGCGAGAATCTTTCAACGCCTCAACCACGAACCGAGTGACGCGCTCGACGAATTCCTCGAACTCGCGTTGAACTACGAGCGGCGCACAGCGGCTTCGCTCCAGGGGTTCATGGCCTGGCTGCGTGCGGCCGAAACCGAGATCAAGCGCGACATGGAGATGGTGCGCGACGAAGTGCGGGTGATGACCGTGCACGGCGCGAAGGGATTGGAGGCGCCGGTGGTGTTCCTGATGGACACCACCTCGTCGCCGACCGACACGCGCC
The sequence above is drawn from the Afipia sp. P52-10 genome and encodes:
- a CDS encoding nucleotidyltransferase family protein — protein: MPAKPTSAMVLAAGLGLRMRPITAKIPKPLVQVAGKTLLDHVLDKVAETGVEQTVVNIHYLPDQIIRHLAGRKHPRIVISDERDEILGTGGGVVKALPLLGDAPFYHLNADTLWIDGVRPNLLRLAETFDPARMDMLMLMAPTATSIGYDGRGDYTMATDGTLHKRKESQIAPFVYAGAAIISPKLFAGAPRGEFGLPDLFATAEAAGRLYGLRLEGTWMHVGTPDAIGAAERAMLASVA
- the tsaE gene encoding tRNA (adenosine(37)-N6)-threonylcarbamoyltransferase complex ATPase subunit type 1 TsaE — its product is MSATPFSFTTALAGEAATAALMADLGLLIGARDTITLSGDLGAGKTTAARALIRHLANDPMLEVPSPTFTLAQSYELSIPVLHVDLYRVNDPDELEELGLVPFPDRTLVLLEWPDRAANLLPEDRIDIAFSHSDTAEARTATLTGYGSAAQTVERLARLRAFLERSGAITATRQPMAGDASTRSYARLLADDRSTILMNMPARSDPHLIYNGKSYLAAVHLAEDIVPFVAIGNGLHARGFSTPQILHTDLDAGFLISEDLGSDGVLAGTPPLPIEERYQAAIDALVALHRQPLPTALPVEGRADYVIPSFDVDAMLIEVSLLLDWYLPHRGVAVTRAIRESFVDLWHAVLQQALRAPATWVIRDYHSPNLLWLGAREGIGRVGIIDFQDAVLGPHAYDVASLAQDTRADVAEALELALVSHYVRGRRQDDPGFDAAAFAQSYAAMSAQRNTRLLGVFARLNRRDGKPQYLRHLPRIWGYLNRALAHPALAEVRAWTAANVPPPD
- the addB gene encoding double-strand break repair protein AddB is translated as MHVFTVPASAPFLRTVIAALIDGELVRGFEARSNPERLAEATIYLPTRRAMRLARDVFLDVLQTDAAILPRLVALGDIDEDELIFAQAASNAPATALQLPPAVDAFERRLTLAQLVAAWAARLKPVAPHTTPLVVSGPASALALADELARLMDDMQTRGVSWEALDTLVPDTYDTYWQLTLDFLKIARQAWPAYLSEIDRIEPFARRDRLILAEAERLKTQHRGPVVAAGSTGSMPSTATFLTAIARLPNGAVVLPGLDTDLDEASWQSIGGIADATGGYSAHPAQGHPQYALHMLLKQFGIARSQVRALASPAEHGRELLLSEVMRPADSTAQWQARLAAPEVASRIDRALDRVAVIEAANPEMEALAIAIAMREADHDGLTTALVTPDRALARRVLAALERWKLVCNDSGGDPLTDTPAGLFARLIAVAIAEQLAPADLLALLKHPLLTLGRTSDALKACVDDLELLLLRGTRPLAGIAGLRSSLDLVCGEIAKLRRGEPSLLHRSELRAQVSDARIDAVRRLIDDLAGALAPMASLDHRKSHDIAVLAHAHRETAALLSRDAQDVARVFTGPDGAALLAAFDEASATGAHGRLSARLDEYPDVLQTAFSSRIVRRAELPFARLHIYGQLEARLTQCDRVILGGLTETVWPPDPRNDPWLSRPMRYQINLDLPERRIGLSAHDFVQLMGAPEVILTHAAKVGGAPAVASRFLHRLEAVAGATRWAALRARGDVYLRHAEDLDRPRTPPKPIAQPAPKPPRDARPTALSVTEIEDWLRDPYTIYARHILKLSPLDPVDMPLSAADRGSAIHNALGEFTQAFPDALPDDAGRLLREIGERHFAPLMERPEARALWWPRYLRIAAWFADWETTRRDNLATIAAESYGSIVLPADGRSFRLTARADRIETLRDGRFAILDYKTGAPPTGKQVRLGLSPQLTLTAAILRDGGFTDIAAGASVAELLYVRLSGNNPAGEVPPLKLSHTRRAEDAIPPDHAADEARQKLQALILAFENDEQPYHPLVLSMWSRRYGTYDDLARIKEWSSGREDEP